AAAGATCTGATTAAACACACCCCTCAATCCCTTCTCAAGAGGGGAGGATTAATGAACCACATTATGGTTTTCGGCTGAAACTGGATTAAGAAAACTCGTCTGACGGGCTATAGCCGTTTGACGAGGATTCTGCGTAAACCTCCTACTATATACCGTAAACCGATATTTCAATTGACACACCCCTTAATCCCCTCTTCCCGAAGTGCTCGGGATTTCGCTACGCTTAACAACGGGGAGGTTATGGCGTAGAAGGCTTGATTTCTGCGATCAGGGCATCGTAACCGTTTTCGTGCATTTTCTTCTGAATCCTTTTCTGCATCTTTTCAGAATCACAGAGCGCAATCATAGCTCCGCCTCCGCCACCACCGGTCAATTTTGCCCCTAAAGCCCCGTTATTTCTGGCTATTTCAATCAACTCTTCAACATCAGGATAAGAGACGCCGAGTGTATTCAGATATCCATGATTCATATTCATGATCATTCCCAGCTGGCTCAAATCCCGGTTTTCAATCGCCTCTTTAGACGCCAGGGCAATCTCATCCATTTGCTTGAAAATCTTTTCATACCACTGTGGAAATATCTCAGCCTGTTCGCGAACCCGTTTAACCATTTTGGAGGTCATGCTTTCAACGCCACTCAGACCAATCACAATCGGAATAGGTTCTTTCAGGGATAAAGTCTCCATTTTTGGCGGAGTTCCTTTTTGGAACATGATCAGGTTGCCATAAGTGGAAACCGTATTATCGATCCCGGATGCACCGCCATGCACAATATTCTCCGACTCAAAGGAGAGACGACGCACATCATCATCGCCCAGACCTAGTTCAAAATGTTTGTCTAATGCGCGTATGATGGCAACTGCCAATGCCGCTGAACCGCCCATACCCATTGCCCGGGGAACTTCCGGAAATACTTCAATATTCATCGGCTTATCTCTCAGATCAAGATGATCCAGTATCATCTCCAGTGATTTATAGATCGAGTACTTGTGGTCTGCACCAAACTCGATGGTTTGCTCTACACCCCAGCGTGGAATCAAAAGTCGTACATCCTTATCATGATCCCACACCTTCGCCTTCATTTTAAGGGTGATGGGGGCGGCTACAGCGTGCGTTCCGTGAACAACGGAGTGCTCACCTGTCAAAATGATTTTGCCGTATCCGTACGACATATCCTTGTCATCATCAGGAAGAGGAATTTTTCCGGTGGCAGCCATCTTCTGTTCACCTTTCAGCTCCTCGATAATCTCTTTCGCTTTCCAGACTTTGATTTCACCACTCTCAACAAGTCGTTCAAGCACTTTTTCAAAAAGTTCTGCCGGTGCACCTGCCGTACTGGCCACACTTCGGGCATGGAGTGTCATGTGTCCACGCTGAATTCCTTCTGTGCCGAGCGACCGCAATGCCGAAAAATTCTGGGCCAGTCCCACAGCTCCCATCACTTCCGCCAGTTCCGTGGCAGATTCAATTCCTAAAATACGGTGAGCAATTCCAACGGCTTTATTTGATTTGAGTGAACCGCCAACCGTCCCAACCTTCAGAGGAATGTCGATGGTGCCGACCAGGTCTCCGTTCTCATTTTTGTACCAGTTGGTCAGTGAGGTGTATCGGCCGCTTCGGGCTGCATAGGCGTGCGCGGCCGCTTCAATGGCTCTCCAGTCGTTGCCTGTTGCAATTGCCAGCGGATCAATCCCGTTCATAATTCCTTTATTGTGGGTCGACGCCCGGTAGGAGTCAATAGCCGCAAATTCTGCTGCTCGAATGATTCCATCACGTACTTCTTTGCCTGAAGAGTTATTGAAATCGAGAAATTTGGTTGGAATGACGCATTGCGATCTGACCATCGCCCGATCGGTCAGATTAGAAAGGATTCGCAGATAAACTTTTGAACCGGATAATTTTTCAACTAAAGATGCAACACCTTCACACATGCTGTTAACAAGATTGGCGCCCATGGCATCACGAGTATCAACTAACAGGTGAACTACCACCATGCTTCCTGGATGCCTATCCTGCTGATGAATCATCACTTCCAGATCAATCGCTCCGCCACCTCGCTTAACCATGTTGGGGTGGAGGCTGTTGGCAAGATTCAGAATCTCCTGTTTTTCCTGTAATATGGCATGTCGAACTTTTAAGGGATGGCGGACATCCACAAGCTGAATTTGACCGATCAGAATTGGATCATCAGATTCAGATTCAAATCCACCCGCATTTCGAACTACTTTTGCTGCTGAACTGACCGCTGCAAGGATGGAAGGTTCCTCAACCACCATAGGCACTACATACGGTTTGTTGTTAATTAAAAAATTGAGCCCAAGTCCCATCGGAAGTCCAAAAACACCGATTACATTCTCGATCATTTTATCGGCATCATTCTGTGTAAGGAGATGCATCTGCTCACGGAGGGCAACATAATCCTCCTGATTTAGAATTTCCTTTTCCCGGAGAACGTCCAGCCGGTTCTCTACACTGTACTTGTAAAATTTTGGAATACGTGATTTGTCATTATTGGTCATAGTGAGATCAGACAAATTTTTAATTTATTAATTAGGTGGGGAGAGATATCAGGAAAATCTTTTACGATTCTGGGCTTATTCAATTTCTGTTGTATGAACCACTTTCGTTCCGGTCGGACTCATTTTCAAATCCATCACATCAAACATGCTCTCTTTGATCATTTCCCGGATATTATCAGCGGTAGAGGATTCTTTACAAAAGGCTACACCAATATCCCCGCCACCGGCACCGGACGGTTTGTATGTACCGCCAGCTTTTTGAACCATACTTGAAATATCCTGATGAACATCTGAGATGATTTCCGTATCACTTTGCTGACCAAGAAGATACTCTTGACTTTTAAAGTCTTCAACGATGTTTAGGAACGCATCTGTGTCACCCTTGGCAAAAGCCACGGATCCTTCACGAGACAGTTCCATCATCGTTTGCATGATTTTGTTATATTCAGCCGGTTTTTGATCCCGGAAAGCATTCACATTACTGACAAAACTTCGGGTTGAGGCTGCATAACCGGCCCAAATAGTAATCATATGAAGATCATCCGGCCAACTGTGAGGTTGTACCTGTCCATTCAGTTTATCAATGGATTCCGGCATTGTATAGCTCATTACTCCTCCGGTGGCACTGGCGGCGATATCCGTACCGCTACCAAGTTTACCCTGTGCATGTCGGTGAGCCAGAAATGCTTCTCTGTAGAGATCTTCCTGTTCGATATGCTTATTCATGTACTCCATCAGGGCGGAGAGAAGAGAAACAGTTAGGGCTGCACTGGATCCAAGTCCAAATTTGTATCCGGTTGTTTTATGATAAAAAGGTGCCGTATCTATTTCAATGGATGCTCCGGGAATTTTACCACTGCGAAGAGTTACATATTTGAGCATGGATAGAACAAACCGAAGCTGATTTTCTACTTTAGAATTCAAAGGGGTTCTAAAATGCGCATCGCCTTCTGAATCCAAGGTAAATTGTACTTCGGGCAGTTTCAGATTACCGGTTCGAATCTGAAACGTACTATTGTAAAGCGGTGCAATTTTAACAACACAATGACGGTCAATGGCTGTTACAAGGGCAGGAGCCTGTTCAAGAACGGCATATTCTCCCAATAAGATTAGCTTGCCGGGTGATTTTACGCAAATGGAAGATTCGTGCATTCGATTATGAATTCTTTACAATTTCACTTTGAACAATGGAGGCTTCGGGCCCCGGTTTTGTTTCAATTATATTCTTTACACCATTGACAGATAGAACGGCCTGTTTAATGAGTTCAGCCCGATCCGGTTGACAAAGGATTTTAACCTGTGGACCGGCATCGATCGTTACAAATGCTGCAATGCCTTTCTTTCTCAGGTTCCAAACAGTATGAATCGTTTCTGTGGTCGCAGCATTCCAATAGAGTAATGGAGGTCTGCCAGACATAGCTAAACCGTGCATTTTAAAACAGCTATGTTCAGTCAGTTCTCCAACTTTCTCAAAATTCTTGGCATGGAGTGCCGACCGCATCTCTTCCAGGTCAGCTTGTTGATTTTCGACCCATCCCTGATAAAAAGAGGAGGTTTTTGCAGTTCGTACCATTCCTTCGGTTGAGCCTACATCTTTCTTGTCGGTGGACGTTACGGCAATCAAAAGACGAAGATCCCAATGCGATTCATCATGCAGAGGAATAGCATAATCATCTTTATCATCGTCAAAGGAGGAGCCGCACTTCATTTCAGCAAAACCTCCATATATTGATCGGGCGGCAGATCCTGAGCCCTTTCTGGCAAGTCGGGAGAGTTCCTCTTTTGAATGGTTTAAGTTCAGCGCTTTATCGGCCGCAACAGCAAGTGCTGCAAATCCTGAAGCTGAAGATGCAAGCCCGGCTCCGGTTGGAAAAGAGTTTTTAGTTACAATTTTTGCTCTTGGCCGATTGGACGTTTCAGCTGCTATATCCAGAAATTCGGTAACACGGTCTAGCGGTTTACCCGTTACTTTCCGATAGTCCAGTTGAAGCTCATCTTCATTCAGATTTTCATCAAATTGAAGTGTTGTGGTGGTCTTCAAGGCATCGAGAGTGAGTGAGATAGACCCTACAGCCGGAAGATTCAAATCAACAGAGCGCTTCCCCCAATATTTGATCAGGGCGATGTTGGCATGAGCCTGAGCTGTAACCGGATTATAGTTAAAATCTGCGATGATTCTTTTCCTTTTGCTGTTCACAATTTTTGCATCGTGATATCCAAAATAGACCTAATAAGATACGTGTTTTTATACAGCATCGGTAGGTCGATTTTTGAACATCAACAGTTGATTCAATCGTTCAGTGTCAGAAGAGACTACAAAGATTATTGTAAGAGACACTAAGTGAGAAAGTGATGCAGAAATATCTTCAATTACGACCTGTCAGGTTTTCAAAACCTGACAGGTCTGATGCAGAATTATAAAGACCTTGATTTGCTTCTTATTAATTTCAAAGCTTAATAGCGGGTTCATTTACGATATAGATGACAGGTAGATTAGATACTTTGAAGATTTGTAGATAGATTACATTATCAACTATAGACAGAGAGATTATGGATAACAAAGAAGAGGATAAAGCGCCTGAAATTCGTCACCGAGACCGGGCGGCATCCGGTGTTCCACGTTCAGGGTGGGCAATTGGAGACCGATATTCGTGGCAGGAAATACAGCAACGGTTACTTGCATCTGCAAGTGAAGAAATTACCAGTCAACCTCGAGAGTTATTTTTCAGCAGTATGACTGCAGGTATAGCCATCACATTAACACTTATAGGCTATGCAGTTGGAACCAGTCACTTTCCCGACAATATTTTTCTGAGTACACTTCTATACCCACTTGGGTTTATCTATATCATTCTGGGTCGTTTTCAACTTTATACAGAAAATACCCTACCTCCCGTAGCTCTGATATTCTCGCGACTGGCCAGCATTCCATTATTATTCAAGGTATGGGGTGTTGTATTGGTAGGTAATCTTATTGGAGCAATTGCCGGAGGATATGTCCTTGCAAACACTGCTGTTCTATCGCCTGATGCTAAGGTAGCAGCTACAACGTTTGTTGTGCATGGACTTGAACTGGGATGGTGGGGTGTATTTTTTAAAGCCATGTTTGCCGGCTGGTTAGTAGCCGGTGTGGTATGGCTTAATGTTGCTGCCAGAGATACCGTAACCAGAGTTCTGGTAGTCTACCTTGTATTTTTCATGATTGGCACAAGTAATTTGTTTCACGTCATAACGGCCGCGGCGGAAGTCTCTTTCTATATTTTTCATACTGCTGAAGCCGATATTTCAACCCTTTTTATCAATTATTGGCTTCCTGTTTTACTGGGCAATACGGTAGGCGGCGTACTGATTTTTACAAATATGGCCTATTTCCAATCGGAGCAGAAACGTTTTCCTGAATACCGGATACTTAGTCTGCGCGATTGGCTGTTTGGGATGAAAGGGGGGCGCCAATTTGAAACACCCCGACCGCAGCCACCAAAAGAAAGTGATTAAATCAATAAGGCTATAATTGATGATTCTTTAACGAAAGAGTAGTAAAGCTCTTTGGTACACATCAAAGCCTTGAGTTCAAATTAGAAGACCTGTCAGGTTTTGAAAACCTGACAGGTCTGAGTGTTACTCTTCTTACAGTTTCATCACTTTTACTTTCCACTCTTCCGGTAGCGTCATCAGGTATTCCCATTTGAACGGAACATCATTTTCAGCTTCCATCTGGTAGTAGAGAGGCTTGGGATCGTGATCGTTGATGAACACAAACGCCTCTCCGGGCTCGAGTGCTTCAAACGCTTCGAACACCATGTCGTGCCGTTTAGAAGGAGGGAAGGGACGAACATCAAATTTATTTACCACGCTGATGTCGGTAGTGTCAATATCATTTTCCCGGTTTTTGGTGATATGAATAACCGTTTCGTTCTCTTCATCTTTTTTTACGGACCATGTGTGCTCTCCATCAAACTTCTTTAGAAAGATTTTGTGGATTTCTTCGGGCGTTTCCGATGCACGAAGCTCCATCGTATCACCCGGCAACATCATACCGTAACGGTGGAAAACAGTGTATTTCCAATCTTTCTTCTCCATTTTTCGCAGGTCGATCAGTGTAGAAACATCGTCGGCTTTGTCCGCTTCTGAATCTGCAGTTCGAGTAACACAAACTTTCCATGCTTCGGGATCCCGACTCAGGTATTCCCAGTCCACAACGTCACCAAAAACCGACCGAAACTCATAATAAAGCGGTTTAGGGTCATGATCATTAATAAAAATAAAGCTCTCTCCAACGGGGAGTTCAGCAAAAAGTTTATGCAGTTTTTCGTGCCGCTTGATGGGGATAAATGTTCGGACATCGAGTTCGTCCGTTATTATGTTCTT
This is a stretch of genomic DNA from Rhodohalobacter barkolensis. It encodes these proteins:
- a CDS encoding hydroxymethylglutaryl-CoA reductase, degradative — protein: MSDLTMTNNDKSRIPKFYKYSVENRLDVLREKEILNQEDYVALREQMHLLTQNDADKMIENVIGVFGLPMGLGLNFLINNKPYVVPMVVEEPSILAAVSSAAKVVRNAGGFESESDDPILIGQIQLVDVRHPLKVRHAILQEKQEILNLANSLHPNMVKRGGGAIDLEVMIHQQDRHPGSMVVVHLLVDTRDAMGANLVNSMCEGVASLVEKLSGSKVYLRILSNLTDRAMVRSQCVIPTKFLDFNNSSGKEVRDGIIRAAEFAAIDSYRASTHNKGIMNGIDPLAIATGNDWRAIEAAAHAYAARSGRYTSLTNWYKNENGDLVGTIDIPLKVGTVGGSLKSNKAVGIAHRILGIESATELAEVMGAVGLAQNFSALRSLGTEGIQRGHMTLHARSVASTAGAPAELFEKVLERLVESGEIKVWKAKEIIEELKGEQKMAATGKIPLPDDDKDMSYGYGKIILTGEHSVVHGTHAVAAPITLKMKAKVWDHDKDVRLLIPRWGVEQTIEFGADHKYSIYKSLEMILDHLDLRDKPMNIEVFPEVPRAMGMGGSAALAVAIIRALDKHFELGLGDDDVRRLSFESENIVHGGASGIDNTVSTYGNLIMFQKGTPPKMETLSLKEPIPIVIGLSGVESMTSKMVKRVREQAEIFPQWYEKIFKQMDEIALASKEAIENRDLSQLGMIMNMNHGYLNTLGVSYPDVEELIEIARNNGALGAKLTGGGGGGAMIALCDSEKMQKRIQKKMHENGYDALIAEIKPSTP
- a CDS encoding mevalonate kinase, whose translation is MHESSICVKSPGKLILLGEYAVLEQAPALVTAIDRHCVVKIAPLYNSTFQIRTGNLKLPEVQFTLDSEGDAHFRTPLNSKVENQLRFVLSMLKYVTLRSGKIPGASIEIDTAPFYHKTTGYKFGLGSSAALTVSLLSALMEYMNKHIEQEDLYREAFLAHRHAQGKLGSGTDIAASATGGVMSYTMPESIDKLNGQVQPHSWPDDLHMITIWAGYAASTRSFVSNVNAFRDQKPAEYNKIMQTMMELSREGSVAFAKGDTDAFLNIVEDFKSQEYLLGQQSDTEIISDVHQDISSMVQKAGGTYKPSGAGGGDIGVAFCKESSTADNIREMIKESMFDVMDLKMSPTGTKVVHTTEIE
- the mvaD gene encoding diphosphomevalonate decarboxylase, whose product is MNSKRKRIIADFNYNPVTAQAHANIALIKYWGKRSVDLNLPAVGSISLTLDALKTTTTLQFDENLNEDELQLDYRKVTGKPLDRVTEFLDIAAETSNRPRAKIVTKNSFPTGAGLASSASGFAALAVAADKALNLNHSKEELSRLARKGSGSAARSIYGGFAEMKCGSSFDDDKDDYAIPLHDESHWDLRLLIAVTSTDKKDVGSTEGMVRTAKTSSFYQGWVENQQADLEEMRSALHAKNFEKVGELTEHSCFKMHGLAMSGRPPLLYWNAATTETIHTVWNLRKKGIAAFVTIDAGPQVKILCQPDRAELIKQAVLSVNGVKNIIETKPGPEASIVQSEIVKNS
- a CDS encoding formate/nitrite transporter family protein, translated to MDNKEEDKAPEIRHRDRAASGVPRSGWAIGDRYSWQEIQQRLLASASEEITSQPRELFFSSMTAGIAITLTLIGYAVGTSHFPDNIFLSTLLYPLGFIYIILGRFQLYTENTLPPVALIFSRLASIPLLFKVWGVVLVGNLIGAIAGGYVLANTAVLSPDAKVAATTFVVHGLELGWWGVFFKAMFAGWLVAGVVWLNVAARDTVTRVLVVYLVFFMIGTSNLFHVITAAAEVSFYIFHTAEADISTLFINYWLPVLLGNTVGGVLIFTNMAYFQSEQKRFPEYRILSLRDWLFGMKGGRQFETPRPQPPKESD
- a CDS encoding DUF2249 domain-containing protein — its product is MKNIITDELDVRTFIPIKRHEKLHKLFAELPVGESFIFINDHDPKPLYYEFRSVFGDVVDWEYLSRDPEAWKVCVTRTADSEADKADDVSTLIDLRKMEKKDWKYTVFHRYGMMLPGDTMELRASETPEEIHKIFLKKFDGEHTWSVKKDEENETVIHITKNRENDIDTTDISVVNKFDVRPFPPSKRHDMVFEAFEALEPGEAFVFINDHDPKPLYYQMEAENDVPFKWEYLMTLPEEWKVKVMKL